The DNA sequence CTAGCCGCGGCGGAACGGCTGCGCGCGACCCCGTACCGGGTCGGTCCGAACGGGGTGACCGGTGGGTCGCGAGTGCCTAGGGTGCCCAGGGTCGGTTGACGACCTCGACGGATCCTGGGGGATCTCGGATGAATCGCGCGTCGCACCGGGTGGCCGTCCTCGCCGCCGGAACCCTCCTGTTCACCGCGGCGGTCGGCGGCGGGGCGGCTGCGGCCCTGCCCACGCGGGCCGGGTTGCAGGCGGCGCTGGACGTCGTCGTCGCGGTCGGTGCGCCCGGTGCGTTCGCCGGGGTGGTCGACGGCGACGGGCGGTGGCACGGGCACAGCGGGGTCGCCGACCTCGGCACCGGCGGTGTGCCCGATCCGCGCGGTCGGTTCCGGGCCGGCAGCGTCACCAAGACCGTGGTGGCGACCGCCGTGCTCCAGTTGGTCGGCGAGGGCAGGGTCGGGCTGTCCGACCGCGTCCAGGACCGGCTCCCCGGCCTGCTGCCCTACGCCGAGCCGATCACCGTGCGCCAGTTGCTCCAGCACACCAGCGGGATACCGCAGACCGCGCGCTGGCGGAGCCTGCCCGAGATCGACACGACGCGGTGGGACCACCGGTCGCCCGGCGAGACCATCCGGCTCGGCACCGAGGGCAGGCCGCTGTCCTTCCCGCCCGGCCAGGGCGTCGAGTACGCCAACACGAACTACGCGATCCTCGGCAAGCTCGTGGAGCGGGTCACCGGCCGGCCGCTGCACCACGAGCTGCAACGGCGGGTGCTGGACCGGGCGGGCATGCGGGACAGCTACCTGCCGTACCGCTACCCGCACGTCGACCGGCCGGCCGGTCGCGGTTACGAACGGCTGCACGGCCCCGACGCGGCGCCGACCGACGTCACCGACTACGAGATGTCCCGGTTCTGGGGTTCCGGCAACCTGGTGTCCACCGCGGACGACCTGAACCGCTTCTTCCGCGCCCTGCTCACCGGCAGGCTGGTGGGCGCGGCGCAGTGGGCCGAGATGCGCACGACCGTGCCGAGCGGGATCCCCGGCCTGGAGTTCGGCCTGGGCCTGATGCGGATCCCGCTGCCGCCGGGCTGCGCCGCGCCGGAGATCTGGGGCTTCAACGGCTCCGTGCCCGGCTACCACACGTGGACCATGCACTCCCCCGACGCGGCACGGCAGGTCACCGTCGCCGTCACGACCAACCTGACCTCGACGGCCGCCCAGGACGCCGCGCTGCAGGTGGTGTTCGCCGGGTTCTGCGGCACGACCGCCACGTCGTTGCCGGGAGCGGGCCTGCCCGGCTGACGCCGCCGGTTGTCGTACCCCGCTGCTACCTTGCGCCGCGAGCTCAGGCGACGTGAGGGGAGCACCCGTGGCAGAGGTGGCACTGCGGTCGGTCGAGGACGCCGACCTCGACGCCTTGTTCGACCAGATGCGTGACCCGGAGTCGGTCCGGATGGCCGCGTTCACCGCCAAGGACCCCGACGACCGGGTCGCGTTCGACGCCCACATGGCGAAGTCGAGGACCGCGGACGACATCACCCTGCGGGCGATCACGCTGGACGGTCAGCTCGTCGGCAGCATCGGCTGCTTCGTCGTCGAGGGCGACACCGAGATCACCTTCTGGGTCGACCGCGCGGTGTGGGGGCGCGGGATCGCCGGTCGGGCCCTGGCCCTGTTCCTCGATCAGGTGAAGGTCCGGCCGTTGCACGCCCGCGCCGCCGGCGACAACGTCGGCTCGCTCGGCGTCCTGCGCCGGGCGGGGTTCGAGGTCACCGGCACCGAGGTCTCCTACGCGGCCGGCCGGGCCGCCGACGTCGAGGAAGCGATCCTGCGCCTCGACTAGGACGCGGTCAACAGGTCACGTCCCGCGCCGTCGCCGTGCCGAGCAGGTGGTGGTCGGCGGCGGTCCGGGTGCAGTCGTTGGCGTGGTAGACGCCGTGGCCCGGACCGTCGAACGTGACCACGTGCGCACCCCTCGCCTGCCGCTGCACGTTGCGCGCCCACGCGTAGGGCGTGGCCACGTCGTAGCGGCTGGTCAGCAGGAGCAGCGGTGGCGCGTCGTCGACGTCGAGGCGGTGCGGCGGGTTCGACGGGCGGTCGGTGAAGCCGAGGCACGTGGTGGCCTCCTGGTGGCCGAGCAGTGTGCCGCGCGTCGTCGGCGCGGCGCGCAGTTCGGCCCGGCGCAACGCCCGGTACTCGCCGAAGTCCGCGAACCGCAGCGCGAAGTCCTGGCACACCACGGCGTAGCGCAGCGAGTCGTAGTTCGGTTCGAACGCCAGGCGCGCCCCGCCGACGTCCGCGATGAGCGAGGCGAGGCTCTCCCACGCCCCGTCGCGGATCTCGTAGTACGCCCACGCGATCAGCTCACGCCGGCCGAGGCCGATGGCGTCGG is a window from the Saccharothrix saharensis genome containing:
- a CDS encoding GNAT family N-acetyltransferase — its product is MAEVALRSVEDADLDALFDQMRDPESVRMAAFTAKDPDDRVAFDAHMAKSRTADDITLRAITLDGQLVGSIGCFVVEGDTEITFWVDRAVWGRGIAGRALALFLDQVKVRPLHARAAGDNVGSLGVLRRAGFEVTGTEVSYAAGRAADVEEAILRLD
- a CDS encoding serine hydrolase domain-containing protein, which encodes MNRASHRVAVLAAGTLLFTAAVGGGAAAALPTRAGLQAALDVVVAVGAPGAFAGVVDGDGRWHGHSGVADLGTGGVPDPRGRFRAGSVTKTVVATAVLQLVGEGRVGLSDRVQDRLPGLLPYAEPITVRQLLQHTSGIPQTARWRSLPEIDTTRWDHRSPGETIRLGTEGRPLSFPPGQGVEYANTNYAILGKLVERVTGRPLHHELQRRVLDRAGMRDSYLPYRYPHVDRPAGRGYERLHGPDAAPTDVTDYEMSRFWGSGNLVSTADDLNRFFRALLTGRLVGAAQWAEMRTTVPSGIPGLEFGLGLMRIPLPPGCAAPEIWGFNGSVPGYHTWTMHSPDAARQVTVAVTTNLTSTAAQDAALQVVFAGFCGTTATSLPGAGLPG